DNA from Dietzia lutea:
AGAATCTCACCTATGCGGACAAGGCATCATACGAACTGTGTCTGGATTCGATGGCCGAAGCTCTCGAGCGATTGGCAGACGCGCACCGGATCGTGCCAGCGGCCGCGATCCTCTGAGTGGGGCGACTGGCGTCTCGGCTTGGCGCAGGCCGGCCCGCAGGAAGACTTGGTCATTTGAACAGCCGCATCGCCGATAGAGCGTAGGCGGCAGACCGCGGATTTCAAGGCCCACGACCTGGTCATCGCCCATCTGGCCACTTCGTTCACGACCCTCGCTGCCGTCAGCTTCCTGCGGCATCGCACCTAGATCTCACACCCACAAGGGCACGAAACCTGCGCCTAATCCCCCACCGTAGGCCGCGAGTCGGCGCCGCCGTCGGCCTCCGTACGTGAGCAGGATCGCGAGAAAAGTGTTGACAATCACAAAGTGATGCGCTTCACTGTTAGTCGTCCGACTAATAACTTCGCGCGGCGGACGGTACCGCCTAATCGTGCTCACATGGCATTGGAGACTCACCATGGGCCTGACCACCCTTGAACCCACGTCCTCAGTCGAAGAGGTCGTCTCTGTCATCGAACGTGACGGTGGCGTCATCATCCGCGACTTCTGCGATGCCGCGACGCTGGCCGGAATCAAGGCCGATCTCGGACCGATACTCGAGTCATTGCCGTTCGGGATCGACCCAGAGTTTTCTGGAACTAAGACCCGTCGTCTCGGTGGGATCTTCAAGCACACCCGGCACGCCGATCCGATCATCCGTAATCCTCTCTACCGTGAAACAGCCGAGCGGTTCCTCTGCATTCCCGAGTTGATCTGGGTAGGCGACGATCGGCTCGAGGTTGCCCCGACGATCCAGGTGGGGGTTACCCAGCTGATCTCCATCCACCCCGGCGAAGGCGCCCAGCCGCTGCACCGCGACGACTCTGTGTGGCAGTGGCGGCATGTGGAGGGAGGCCGCCAGGCCCGCGTGCAGATCATGGTCGCGGTCAGCGACTTCACGGCCGATAACGGGGGAACCCTTGTCATCCCCGGCAGCCACCGATGGGACGACGAACGCGCCCCCGGGCGCGACGAAGCCGTGTCGACGGTGATGCCCGCCGGCTCGGCACTCATCTTCATCGGCGGCACCTATCACGGCGGCGGTAACAATCACACTGACGACCCCAGGATCGGGCTGACCATGAGCCTGGATTTGGGATATCTGCGCCAGGAAGAGAACCAGTATCTGACCATTCCTGTCGAGCAGGCACGTGAGCTGCCGACGGACATCCAGAAGATCATCGGCTACCAGGGATGCCCTCCCACCATGGGATGGGTCGAAACGGACGGGGTGATGCGCGATCCTCACGTCCTGCTCGAGGAGGAAGCCCCTTCGTCACAGGTAGTTCTTGGCAGCAAGTCGGCCTCCTGATCAGGATGGACAGCACCCAAAGAAGGATAAGAAACCCCATGACTGGTATCACTGCACACCCCGGTATCGCCCACGTTTCCCGAGATACTCCTGTCGCCGACATCATGGAGATCTTCCAACGCGACGGTGGCGTGGTGATCAAGCAATTCGTCACCGGCGACCAGATCGAGGCCGTAAACCAAGAGGTTGAGCCACAGATGGCCGCACTGGCTGCCGGCTCCACTCACGACGACGAGTTCGCTGCCGCCTTCCATGGTGCAAACACCAAGCGCCTTACGAACCTGGTCACGCACTCCGCGGCATTTCGTCAACTGCTCGATGACGACCTGCTGCACAACCTGTGCGAGGTGGCCTTCGCCGATTCCGGGTCCTTTCACATCAACAGCCAGCAGCTAATCGAGATCGGCCCGAACAGCGACGCTCAGCTGCTGCACAGGGATCTCGAAAACTGGTGGCCGTTCGTTGGAATGGGACCAGCAGGACCGGAAGTGGTCGTCAACTTCCTCGTTGCGCTTACCGACTTCACAGAAGAAATGGGTGCCACGCGAGTTATCCCCGGGAGCAACCACTGGAGTGACTTCAGTGATCGCGGCACCCCCGAGCAGACGGTTCCCGCCGTCATGCGCGCGGGCGACGCTCTCTTTTTCAGCGGCAAGACCGCCCACGGCGGAGGAGCGAATGCGACCTCAGATGCGTACCGACGTGGTCTCGCGCTCTCACTCTGTCCGGGATTCCTTGTCGGCGAAGAAGCCTATCCATTCATCGTCGACATGGACGTCGCGCGGCAACTTCCTGCCCGAGTGCAGCGCCTCATCGACTTCCGCTCACACTACCCGACCGGATCCCCCGGACTTTGGCAGGTCGACTACTCAGAACTTGCCGACTATCTCCAGCTCTGAAGACGAGTGCGCCTTGGCGACCCGCACGTCGTCATGGGAGCTGATGGACTTCCCTAATGTGTCGCCCTGATCGCCGCAGCCGAGGGAGCTCGGTCGCGGCCAAACGGGTGACCGGAAGCACGATACGCACCCAGTGCGCCGCCCCAAGAACTACGAGCCGGAGTCAATCTGGATCTGTGAGGGGCGCGTCTCTACTCCAGAGCGTTGGGCTCTGACGATGACCCTCCCCGATCGGCTCGCGGTCGCAAACTGTGTGCGTCATCGACTTGGCGCAAAAGAACACGGGTGTTCGCTCACTTGCTACGCGTGTTTGTGGCGCCCCGAAGGAGAGGAATCAACATGTCAACAAAAATCGCTGTCGTCGGGACCGGGAAGATGGGCAGTGCGGTCGCGCGGTTCCTGGCGGGCACGGGGGCGACAGTACGGGCCTGGAACCGGTCGCCAGCGAAGGTCGAGCCGTTGGTGGCACATGGTGTGATCGCCGAGGCCGACGCGGTCGACGCAATCACGGCGAGTGACCTGATCGTGCTTCTCGTGCTCGACTATGGCACCGCGCGCGAGGTTCTCGACCGAGTTACGGGCGAGGATCTCGCCGGCCGGACCATCGTTGGCGCGATGACGGGGAGCTCTCATGATGCGATCGCCCTTGCGGAGTACGTTCATGGCCGCGGCGGCCGCTATCTTGATGCGGCGCTGGAGATGTACCCGGTCAACATCGGCACTCGTGAGGGATTGATCAACTTCGGAGGTGACCTTGATGCCTGGGATGAGTGGCGAGCACTGCTTGATCCTCTCGCCGGCACTTCGGTCTTCTTAGGCACGGATCCCGCACTCCCCGCGTATGCGGACGCGGCGCTCGCCGGCGGATTCTTCAACGTTGCGATGGGGGGCTTCTTGGAGGCCGCGTCATTCGCAACGCGGGTCGGGTTGTCCCTCGAAGACCTTCGTCCCTTCGTTCGCGTGGCACTCGCGCTGCTCGAAGATCACCTGCTCAACCATGCGATTCCGGCGATCGATTCCGGCGACTTCTCGACCGATCAGGCCACCGTCGCTGTGTATTTACGAGCGGTACGGATTTGGCGTGAGGAGATGATCGCCGCGGGTCAGCGAGCCGGACTGATGACAGCCAACCTCCACAACCTGGAGATCGCCGAGTCTGCCGGATACGGCGCCAGCGCCATTTACGCAGAGTACCTAACCAGCCGAGCATAATGCCCAGCTCGCGAAGGAATCGAGACACCATGTCCAGCACGGTCTTGCAACGCAAGCTCTGCCCAATGGTTGACTTCCTCCTGCACGAGTAGCTCAACGTGACCGCGCTCGTGAAGCGACCGTACTTCGCGGAGCACTCCAGGGAGACGATCGACGCACTCCTCGTCGCCGCATCGCACATGGCCGCTTACTACTTCGTACAGCTCTACCGGCAAGCGGGCGCGGAAGTGGCCACGCCCGGCGACGCGGAAGGTGGGGCGGGACAATGACCGGGTGCGTCGGCGACGACTACCGGGCGGCGGTCGAGATGATTTACCCGGGCTGGCGAGACCTTTTCCTTCGGCGAGGATGCTTCGGAGTACTTGCTCCCCTCGTGTAGTGAGTGCGCTCACTCTGAGCGAGGGCCGTCAGGCGACGCGCTGGCCTGAGTTGGACCTCTTGATGGGGTTTCGGGGCCACCGGTGTTCATCGTTGCTGGTCAGCGGAATTCAGGTCGGAGGTTCGGGGCACTAGCCGGGCTGTAGTTTGGGGGTGTGAGCCCGTTCGTGCGGAAGGTGAAGACGTCGTCGGGAGCGACGGCTGTGCAGATCGTGGAGAAGGTCCGCGGTCAGCGCAGGATCTTGGAGCACATCGGATCCGCGCACACCGAGGGCGAGCTGGCGGCGTTGATCGCGGTGGCCAGGGGCAAAATCCACGCCGGTCAACAGTCCCTGGACCTGGGCTTGGGACCGGAGGCGCAAGTTCGTTCCGGCGGGGATGCGGTAGTGCGCCGACACTCCAGCGAACTGCTGTGGCAGACGTTGACCAGCACCTTCGACGCACTCGGGTTCGATGCCGTTGCCGACGAGACGTTCAAGACGCTGGTGTGCGTCCGGCTGGTCGAGCCGACCAGCAAGCTCGATACACCTCGCGTCCTGGACGACATCGGCGTTGATGCTCCGCATCTGTCGAGCATCAAGAGGGCACTGGCTCGTTGCGTCGAACGCGATTACCGTACTGTGCTGGCAACCGCGTGCTGGGAGCATGTCACCGCCGCCGGCGGCCCGGGCGTCGCCCTGGTGCTGTACGACCTGACCACGCTGTACTTCGAGGCCGAGAAGGAAGACGGCCTGCGCAAGGTCGGCATGAGCAAGGAACGCCGCGTCGACCCGCAGATCACCGTCGGTCTGCTGGTGGCCCGGGACGGGTTTCCGCTGGATATTCACGTCTTCGAGGGCAACAAGGCCGAGACGAAGACGTTGATCCCGGTCATCACGGCCTTTCAGCAGCGCCATGACATAGCCGACATGGTTGTCGTCGCCGATGCGGGCATGCTGTCGGCGGCGAACCTCAACGCCCTAGAGGATGCCGGTCTGTCGTTCATCGTCGCCTCCCGCACCTCGAAGGCCCCGAAAGAGCTCGAGGACCACTTCGGCCGCCGTGGCAACGCCATCGATGACGGCGAGGTCGTGGAGCTGACCCGCCCGATGGGCCAAGGTCGGGATCGGCGCGACCGCAGGGCGGTGTGGCACTACAAGTGGCAACGCGCTCAGCGGGATCGCCGCACGCTCAACGCGCAGATCGACCGCGCCCAAAGGGTCGCTGACCGGGCGGAACCGCTGAAGAAGCAGCGATTCGTGAAGGTCACCGGCCAAACCGTCGCCCTGGACGAGGCGCTCATCGAACGAGCCCGACAGTCCGCTGGCTACAAGGGCTACGTCACCAACATCGACCCGAAGACCATGGATGGCCACGCCGTCGTAGCCGCCTATCACGACTTGTGGAAGGTCGAGCAGTCGTTCCGAATGGCCAAATCGGATCTGAAAGCACGGCCGATCTTTCACCGCACCCGCGACTCGATAGAAGCACACCTGACCATCGTCTTCGCGGCCCTCGCGATCGCCCGCCACCTGCAGAACCGCACCGGCATGTCGATCAAGAAAATCGTGCGGATCCTGCGTCGGATCCACACCGTCATCATCGACGTCGACGGCCACGAACTCACCGTCCGAACTCCGCTGGACGACGAGGCCCAAGCCATCACCAGCGCCATTTCAGCGGGGCACTAAGGAGGTCCAACTCAGGGCTGGGTGACGGCCGCCGCGAGTTCCCGGAGTTCGGTGACTCCCGCGGGGGCCAGGAGTGGTGATCCGAGGGCCTCGAGAGCCTTGGTTGTGGCCGCAGAGATGAGGCGTTCGACCTGTTCGACCGCACCGCTCGCGGCGATCGTGTCCTGCGCGACGGCAATTGTCCGCGTACAGGGTGACGTGTCGTGCGGCGTACAAGCTCACGTGTCGGTGTCCGGCTGGGGTTTATGGTGCCGGTTCTTCGGCGGTGCTGACAAGGTCTGCCCGGTCTTTGAGCCGGTAGGACGGACCGTTGATGGCGATGACCTCGCAGTGGTGCAGGAACCGGTCCAGGATGGCGGTGGCCAGGACCTCGTCTCCCAGGACAGTGCCCCATTCGGCGAAGGTTTTGTTGCTGGTGATGATCGTCGAGCCCTTCTCGTAGCGGCGTGAGACCAGCTGGAAGAACATGTTGGCCTCTGCGCGGTTGAGTGGGAGATAGCCGACTTCGTCAATGACCAGCAGTGACGGTCGGGCCAGGCTGGAGAGTTGCTTGGGCAGGGTGCCGAGGCTGTCGGCCTTGCGCAGCTTGCGGACCAGGTCGTCGAGGGTGGTGTAGTAGATCGAGTGACCGGCCCGGCATGCAGTCACTGCCAGTGCCACGGCGATGTGGGTCTTGCCCACGCCGGGCGGGCCGAGCAGAGCGATGTTGGCTTTGCGTTCGACGAACTCCATCGCCGCGAGATCCTTCAAGCGCCTGGCATCGACGCCAGGTTGGAACGCGAAGTCGAAGTCTTCCAAGGTCTTGTGGTGAGGCAGCCCGGAGAGCTTGAGCGCGTTGCGGAACCGGCCCGACTCCCGGTGGGTGACCTCCTCCTCGAGCAGCTGGTCGAGAAAGTCCAGGTAGCCCAGTTGCGACTGCTCGGCTCGGGTCGCGGCGTCAGCGGCGCTGGCGGCCATGTGCGGCAGCTTGAGCCGCTGCGCGGCGGCAGTGATCCGACTGATGACGAACTCGCTCACGACGCCTCACTCGCCATCAGCTCGTAGGACGCCAACGGCCGCCGGATATCGGGAACCGGGTCCATCGAGGCCAGATAGTGCGCCAGCACCGAGGACGATTCCTCCGGCCTGGCAGATGCCCCGGCCCGGTCGGGCTCGGTGTGACAGACGGCGCGGCCGGCCCCGTCGGGCAGGCCGTCCCAGTGGGTGGGGTCGATGATCCACTCGTGGGACCGGCCGCCACGCCGATGGACCGCCAGCTCCTGGGCGGGGTCCTCCAGGCGGCAGACTGTGATGCGGTTGGCTGTGGCGCGGACCAGGACCTTCTGCCTCGCCGTCACCTGGGAGGCAGGAACCGAGTAGTGGTCGGACTCGAACGAGATCAGACAGTCCTTGCCCACCGTGCGCACGTGCTCATCGAAGATCTCGTACTCCGTAGCCGGAAGCGGGCCCAGTGCGGCGTGATCGGTTGCGGCGGCCTCGGCGATGACTTGCCCGTGCGTGCGATGGACTTGGCCGCGGCGGATCTTCACCCACCGGGCGAACGCGGCATCGGCATCGCCGACCGAGCGGAACCGGCGACCGGCCACGACGTGGTCACGCACGATATCGACCTGCCGCTCCACCCGGCCCTTGCCGGTGGGCCGGTAGGCGGCCAACACATCGATGTCGTACCCGTAGTGGCCGGCGAACGCGGTGGCTGCGGCGGTGACCGGGACTGCCTTGCCCGGGGCCACGTGGCGGCGCACCACGGTCTTGAGGCGGTCGTAGACGATCGCTGCCGGGACTCCGCTGAAGTGGTCGAAGGCCCGCCGGTGGCAGTCGAAGAACGTCGCGGCATCCATCGAGGTCACGAAGCAGCAGAACGGATCTCGCGAGTACGACAGCGTCATGTGGAACGAGTAGACGCGCACGCCGGTGCCCAGCAGGTCCCCCTCATCGCCCCAGTCGACCTGGGCCTGAGCCCCGGGCAGGGTGGCAATGCGCCGGTGCAGACTCCCCGCTCCGGGTTCGTCGAGGCCGAGCTCGGCGCGGATCTGAGGGCGGCGGGAGCGGCAGTAGGTTTTGACCCGCTGATAGTGCACATGCACGTCGTGCTCGTCGGCGAGACGCTCGCAGATCACGGTGGCCTTGAGGTCGATGCAGGCTCGCAGCATCGCATCGATCAGCGCTGCGATTACCTCGGTGATGGCCACCTTCTGCGTGCCCTTGCGCGAGGGCGCCGACGGGGGCGCCGTCGGGGAATCCTCGGCCAGGTACTTGCGTACCGTGCGCCAGTCACAGCCGCACTCGCGACCGATCTCGGCGTACGTCATGCCGGTGGCATGCAGCTGTTTGAAACGTCGGATATTCATCCAGGACTCCTGATCCGCCGATCATGGGGGTGGGCCACCCTTCGGAAATCGTCAACTTGCCGGAAGACGACTCCAAGGGTGGCCCACCCACCTCGGCGAACAACTACGGAACACCGAACACCGACCTACATATGAACCTGTCCCCAAACCGACGTATCAAGGTGTACGCGGACAGCAATCGCCGCGTCCGTGGCGGCCTGGTCCCCGAGCACCGCGTCGAGCGATTCGCGCCCGCGTGCGTCGAGCACGCGTGTCGCGAGGGCAACCAGGGTGGTGCGCTTGCCCTCGCGAAGGTCGTCACCGCTTGGTTCGCCAGTGACGGCGGGGTCGCCGAAGACGCCGAGCAGGTCATCACGTAGCTGGAAGGCGACGCCGAGTGGCAGCCCGAAGGCGCGCAGGACGTCGAGCTGCTCGTCACTCGCTCCGCCGAGCGCCGCGCCGATCGCGAGAGGGGCTTCAATCGAGTATTTCGCGCTCTTGTAGATGATGAACCGATACGCGCGGTCGACGTGTTCCGACTCGGGGCGCGCGTCGACCACGCGCTTCCCTCGAGGATGTCCAGATACTGGCCCAGGGTGACTTCGGTGCGCATCTGTTTGAACTCGCGTCGTGCGCGTCGGGCGTCGGCTCGGGAGGGCAGCAGGTCAATCGATTCGTCGAGGAGC
Protein-coding regions in this window:
- a CDS encoding phytanoyl-CoA dioxygenase family protein; amino-acid sequence: MGLTTLEPTSSVEEVVSVIERDGGVIIRDFCDAATLAGIKADLGPILESLPFGIDPEFSGTKTRRLGGIFKHTRHADPIIRNPLYRETAERFLCIPELIWVGDDRLEVAPTIQVGVTQLISIHPGEGAQPLHRDDSVWQWRHVEGGRQARVQIMVAVSDFTADNGGTLVIPGSHRWDDERAPGRDEAVSTVMPAGSALIFIGGTYHGGGNNHTDDPRIGLTMSLDLGYLRQEENQYLTIPVEQARELPTDIQKIIGYQGCPPTMGWVETDGVMRDPHVLLEEEAPSSQVVLGSKSAS
- a CDS encoding phytanoyl-CoA dioxygenase family protein, giving the protein MTGITAHPGIAHVSRDTPVADIMEIFQRDGGVVIKQFVTGDQIEAVNQEVEPQMAALAAGSTHDDEFAAAFHGANTKRLTNLVTHSAAFRQLLDDDLLHNLCEVAFADSGSFHINSQQLIEIGPNSDAQLLHRDLENWWPFVGMGPAGPEVVVNFLVALTDFTEEMGATRVIPGSNHWSDFSDRGTPEQTVPAVMRAGDALFFSGKTAHGGGANATSDAYRRGLALSLCPGFLVGEEAYPFIVDMDVARQLPARVQRLIDFRSHYPTGSPGLWQVDYSELADYLQL
- a CDS encoding NAD(P)-dependent oxidoreductase, which translates into the protein MSTKIAVVGTGKMGSAVARFLAGTGATVRAWNRSPAKVEPLVAHGVIAEADAVDAITASDLIVLLVLDYGTAREVLDRVTGEDLAGRTIVGAMTGSSHDAIALAEYVHGRGGRYLDAALEMYPVNIGTREGLINFGGDLDAWDEWRALLDPLAGTSVFLGTDPALPAYADAALAGGFFNVAMGGFLEAASFATRVGLSLEDLRPFVRVALALLEDHLLNHAIPAIDSGDFSTDQATVAVYLRAVRIWREEMIAAGQRAGLMTANLHNLEIAESAGYGASAIYAEYLTSRA
- a CDS encoding IS1634 family transposase, whose translation is MSPFVRKVKTSSGATAVQIVEKVRGQRRILEHIGSAHTEGELAALIAVARGKIHAGQQSLDLGLGPEAQVRSGGDAVVRRHSSELLWQTLTSTFDALGFDAVADETFKTLVCVRLVEPTSKLDTPRVLDDIGVDAPHLSSIKRALARCVERDYRTVLATACWEHVTAAGGPGVALVLYDLTTLYFEAEKEDGLRKVGMSKERRVDPQITVGLLVARDGFPLDIHVFEGNKAETKTLIPVITAFQQRHDIADMVVVADAGMLSAANLNALEDAGLSFIVASRTSKAPKELEDHFGRRGNAIDDGEVVELTRPMGQGRDRRDRRAVWHYKWQRAQRDRRTLNAQIDRAQRVADRAEPLKKQRFVKVTGQTVALDEALIERARQSAGYKGYVTNIDPKTMDGHAVVAAYHDLWKVEQSFRMAKSDLKARPIFHRTRDSIEAHLTIVFAALAIARHLQNRTGMSIKKIVRILRRIHTVIIDVDGHELTVRTPLDDEAQAITSAISAGH
- the istB gene encoding IS21-like element helper ATPase IstB codes for the protein MSEFVISRITAAAQRLKLPHMAASAADAATRAEQSQLGYLDFLDQLLEEEVTHRESGRFRNALKLSGLPHHKTLEDFDFAFQPGVDARRLKDLAAMEFVERKANIALLGPPGVGKTHIAVALAVTACRAGHSIYYTTLDDLVRKLRKADSLGTLPKQLSSLARPSLLVIDEVGYLPLNRAEANMFFQLVSRRYEKGSTIITSNKTFAEWGTVLGDEVLATAILDRFLHHCEVIAINGPSYRLKDRADLVSTAEEPAP
- the istA gene encoding IS21 family transposase, whose product is MNIRRFKQLHATGMTYAEIGRECGCDWRTVRKYLAEDSPTAPPSAPSRKGTQKVAITEVIAALIDAMLRACIDLKATVICERLADEHDVHVHYQRVKTYCRSRRPQIRAELGLDEPGAGSLHRRIATLPGAQAQVDWGDEGDLLGTGVRVYSFHMTLSYSRDPFCCFVTSMDAATFFDCHRRAFDHFSGVPAAIVYDRLKTVVRRHVAPGKAVPVTAAATAFAGHYGYDIDVLAAYRPTGKGRVERQVDIVRDHVVAGRRFRSVGDADAAFARWVKIRRGQVHRTHGQVIAEAAATDHAALGPLPATEYEIFDEHVRTVGKDCLISFESDHYSVPASQVTARQKVLVRATANRITVCRLEDPAQELAVHRRGGRSHEWIIDPTHWDGLPDGAGRAVCHTEPDRAGASARPEESSSVLAHYLASMDPVPDIRRPLASYELMASEAS
- a CDS encoding polyprenyl synthetase family protein, translated to MVDARPESEHVDRAYRFIIYKSAKYSIEAPLAIGAALGGASDEQLDVLRAFGLPLGVAFQLRDDLLGVFGDPAVTGEPSGDDLREGKRTTLVALATRVLDARGRESLDAVLGDQAATDAAIAVRVHLDTSVWGQVHM